One Gavia stellata isolate bGavSte3 chromosome 34, bGavSte3.hap2, whole genome shotgun sequence DNA window includes the following coding sequences:
- the LOC132320229 gene encoding olfactory receptor 14J1-like, whose amino-acid sequence MYFFLLNLSLLDLGSISTTLPKSMANSLWDTRAISYGGCALQVFMFLFFLSSEYFLLTVMSYDRYVAICKPLHYGTLLGSSACVHMAAAAWGSGFLNALLNTANTFSLPLYKDNALYQFFCEVPQILRLSCSDTYLSEVGLIAFIAFLVFGCFVFIVLSYVQIFRAVLRIPSEQGRHKAFSTCLPHVVVVSLFISTAMVAYLKPPSISSPLLNLMVSFLYSVVPPAVNPLIYSMRNQELKDALSKLVTGCLSAAIGCLPSSAAASQRLS is encoded by the coding sequence atgtacttcttcctcctcaacctctccctccttgacctgggctccatctccaccactctccccaaatccatggccaattccctgtgggacaccagggccatctcttATGGGGGATGTGCTCTCCAGGTctttatgtttctattttttctatcatcagaatattttcttctcactgtcatgtcctatgaccgctacgttgccatctgcaaacccctgcactacgggaccctcctgggcagcagtgcttgtgtccacatggcagcagctgcctggggcagtgggtttctcaacGCTCTGCTGAACACGGCCAATACCTTTTCACTGCCACTCTACAAAGACAATGCCTTGTACCAATTCTTTTGTGAAGtcccccagatcctcaggctctcctgctcagacacctaCCTCAGCGAGGTTGGGCttattgcttttattgcttttctagTTTTcgggtgttttgttttcattgtgctctcctatgtgcagatcttcagggctgtgctgaggatcccctctgaaCAGGGACGTCataaagccttttccacctgcctccctcacgTGGTCGTCGTCTCCCTGTTTATCAGCACTGCCATggttgcctacctgaagccgccctccatctcctccccacttcTCAATCTGatggtgtcatttctgtactcagtggtgcctccagcagtgaaccccctcatctacagcatgaggaaccaggagctcaaggatgccctgaGCAAACTGGTAACTGGATGTCTTTCAGCAGCCATAGGCTGCctaccttcctctgcagctgcctcccagcGTCTGTCGTGA
- the LOC132320231 gene encoding olfactory receptor 14A16-like, whose translation MSNSSSMTEFLLLAFADTRKLQLLHFWLFLGIYLAALLGNGLIITTIACNHHLHTPMYFFLLNLSLLDMGCISTTLPKAMANSLWDRRDISFSGCAAQVFLFVFLMSAELYLLSFMAYDRYVAICKPLHYETLLGSRACVHMAAAAWGSGFLCAVLHTANTFSLPLCQGNALDQFFCEIPQILRLSCSDSDYLRAVGLLMVSVSFNFACFVFIVLSYVQIFRVVLRIPSEQGQHKAFSTCLPHLVVVSLFISTAMVAYVKPPSISFSFLNLVVSFLYSVVPPAVNPFIYSMRNQELKDALRKLLQYTIFRHQCRSCLSPMTPTIVTENSCMISCS comes from the coding sequence atgtccaacagcagctccatgaccgagttcctcctcctggcattcgcgGACACAAGgaagctgcagctcttgcacttctggctcttcctgggcatctacctggctgccctcctgggaaatggcctcatcatcaccaccatcGCCTGcaaccaccacctccacacccccatgtacttcttcctcctcaacctctcacTCCTCGACATGGGctgcatctccaccactctccctaaagccatggccaattccctgtgggacaggagggacatttccttctcaggatgtgctgcccaggtctTTCTATTTGTGTTCTTGATGTCAGCAGAATTGTATCTCCTCAGCTTCATGGCCTACGACCGCtatgttgccatctgcaaacctcTGCACTACgagaccctcctgggcagcagagcttgtgtccacatggcagcagctgcctggggcagtgggtttctctgtgctgtgctgcacacagccaatacattttcattaccactctgccaaggaaatgccctggaccagttcttctgtgaaatcccccaaatcctcaggctctcctgctcagactcagACTACCTCAGGGCAGTTGGGCTTCTCATGGTCAGTGtctcttttaattttgcatgttttgttttcattgtgctctcctatgtgcagatcttcagggttgtgctgaggatcccctctgagcagggacagcacaaagccttttccacttgcctccctcacctggtcGTGGTCTCTCTGTTTATCAGCACTGCCATGGTTGCCTACgtgaagcccccctccatctccttctcATTCCTGAATCTAGTGGTCTcatttctgtactcggtggtgcctccagcagtgaaccccttcatctacagcatgaggaaccaggagctcaaggatgccctgaGGAAACTATTGCAATATACTATATTTCGACATCAGTGTCGTAGCTGTCTTTCTCCTATGACTCCCACCATAGTCACAGAAAATAGCTGCATGATCTCTTGTTCataa